In one window of Mytilus galloprovincialis chromosome 6, xbMytGall1.hap1.1, whole genome shotgun sequence DNA:
- the LOC143078933 gene encoding tyrosinase-like protein 1, whose translation MEAPTYVTLALLTLGYAVTVVVSLIEPVSLPYDLDRCITQHILQSNTSHIPPHFAEAFCVKKFILHNPNLRVKVNFTTDETDYIQSLFKQVEADAGVDTDKGRFRRQTGGWRRHRREIRSAPYLEWQQYVRAVTRLKRVQSGTNGRSRYDTLAAIHTAAVDEVHFGPSFCPWHRLYLILVETALRVPIPYWDPTIDGAMDDPTQSVVWTNKYFGNGNGPVVVGPFRRYYTPTGPLSRDIGSDGLLFSKENIQRLFRFRFNRDIFEPVSLGDQMSTLEGQHNMVHFWIGGHMNEFEYAAYDPVFWNYHAYVDYVWENFRRLQVRRGVNPELDIVRSWQQDPDSFAVGLQGLRIREGYSGRIAGMVTYESMPKCPECGNSADMFCRRDVCVATSGSYRRNRISFPRRVFNRGSFRNLFRRLRGKRSLTSQFNGVKDTSIELTDLAFVPVKVIRNRKEDITNYTSLNTTIETTQVVSQECIRHPDTLHNNVIYAEADGLNYKGKYKDSAYVNQSAIIYIGAQKPTNDTSEVFITAYDRCGRICVPNCLVKDSQPPIYKTCTGAIRITSQNPVMYLSFPYDSELQQRANMTIPPIEFHCTF comes from the exons ATGGAGGCTCCAACATACGTCACACTTGCCTTGTTAACACTTGGATATGCTGTAACAGTTGTAGTCAGCTTGATAGAACCAGTGTCTCTACCATACGACCTTGACCGTTGTATAACACAGCATATATTACAGTCGAATACCTCTCATATACCTCCTCATTTTGCTGAGGCCTTCTGCGTGAAGAAATTCATACTACATAACCCTAATTTGAGGGTGAAAGTGAACTTTACAACAGACGAGACTGATTATATACAATCATTGTTCAAACAAGTAGAAGCAGACGCCGGTGTAGATACAGATAAAGGTAGATTTAGACGACAAACGGGAGGATGGAGAAGACACAGGAGGGAAATTAGATCAGCCCCTTATTTAGAGTGGCAACAGTATGTTCGTGCAGTGACAAGATTGAAGAGGGTCCAG AGTGGAACCAATGGGAGAAGCCGTTATGATACCTTGGCAGCAATACACACTGCAGCAGTTGACGAAGTACATTTTGGTCCATCATTTTGTCCATGGCATAGACTTTATTTGATACT AGTTGAGACAGCTCTAAGAGTTCCTATACCTTACTGGGACCCAACCATTGATGGTGCCATGGACGACCCAACTCAGTCTGTTGTTTGGACCAATAAGTACTTTGGTAACGGCAATGGTCCGGTAGTGGTTGGTCCATTTAGACGTTATTATACACCTACAGGACCACTTTCTCGTGATATTGGGTCTGATGGACTTTTGTTCTCAAAAGAAAATATACAGCGGTTGTTTAGATTTCGTTTTAATAGAGATATTTTTGAACCAGTTTCACTGGGTGATCAGATGTCAACATTAGAAGGGCAACATAACATGGTACATTTCTGGATTGGTGGACATATGAATGAATTTGAATACGCTGCATATGATCCAGTGTTCTGGAATTACCATGCATACGTTGATTATGTATGGGAAAATTTCCGTAGATTGCAAGTCAGGAGAGGTGTGAATCCTGAGCTTGATATAGTAAGGTCTTGGCAACAAGATCCGGACAGTTTTGCAGTTGGATTGCAAGGTTTAAGGATTCGGGAGGGTTATTCCGGACGAATTGCAGGAATGGTGACCTATGAGTCAATGCCAAAATGTCCAGAGTGTGGGAATAGTGCTGACATGTTTTGCCGTCGAGACGTCTGTGTGGCAACGAGTGGGTCTTATAGGCGAAATCGAATCTCTTTTCCTCGTCGTGTGTTCAACCGTGGAAGTTTTAGAAACTTATTTAGGCGGTTAAGAGGGAAACGAAGTTTAACAAGTCAATTCAATGGTGTTAAGGACACCAGTATTGAATTAACAGATCTGGCTTTTGTGCCTGTGAAGGTGATCAGAAATCGAAAAGAAGACATAACTAACTATACCTCTCTCAACACAACTATTGAAACAACTCAGGTTGTAAGTCAGGAATGTATAAGACACCCAGACACTCTGCACAATAATGTCATTTACGCAGAGGCTGACGGACTAAACTATAAAGGAAAGTACAAAGACTCTGCTTACGTGAATCAATCAGCTATAATTTATATAGGAGCCCAAAAACCGACAAATGATACGTCGGAGGTCTTTATAACTGCTTATGACAGATGTGGTAGAATATGTGTTCCAAATTGTTTGGTCAAAGACAGCCAACCACCAATTTATAAAACTTGTACAGGGGCAATTCGAATAACGTCACAAAATCCAGTTATGTACTTATCCTTTCCGTATGACTCTGAACTCCAACAAAGAGCAAATATGACAATACCACCGATAGAATTTCATTGTACATTCTGA